Genomic DNA from Thalassoroseus pseudoceratinae:
CAATACGATGCTCGCCGCCGACAGTCTCATGGGGTTCTGGCCAGATGGAACCAGTTGTTGTGCCCGCCTGCGTCCCGATCGGTCCAACTTCGATAGTTATTGGTCCAACGGCAACCAACATTATTTTGGGTTCGGAAGCTGGCACGGCGGCGTTTGCCAGGTGGCATTCTGCGATGGACGTTCGCAACGGATTTCCAAGTCGATTGATTCCGTTGTTCTGAACGCCATTGCAACTCGTAATGGTAGCGAACGGGTCAGTTTGCCGCAGTAGAAGACTTGTCAGCAATCGAACCACAAATACCAATCGGCCACGCCACTTCCATCTGGGACGTGGCGTTTTTTTTGTTCCATAGAGCGGTGAGCTTACGATCGCTTGGCGAAAAGACGCCTTTTCTTAGAACGTGGATTTTCGTTAGTATCCGTGCCGTACACCAGTCGCGACGCGAAGGCAGGGAAGCCGGGCATGAAGACATTACGTGGAAAAAAAGCTCTTGTCACCGGAGCGGCATCCGGTTTGGGACGTGCTATCGCATTGGCTTTGGCTCATGAAGGTGTCGATCTGTTCCTGCTCGACATCGACGAGGCCGGCCTCAACGAAGTGATCTTTGAGGTAACTGCCCTCCGGGTCTGTGCGGTGGGTCGTCAATGCGACCTGACCAAGCCCGAAGACATCACCGCCGCGGTTGAAGACCTCAAAAAACGTTGGCAGCATGTTGACATTCTCGTCAACAATGCCGGTGTGGCTTACTACGGCCCGACTCATAAGATGACCGCCGAACAATGGGATTGGATTCTCGATATCAATCTCCGAGCGCCAGTCCGGCTTGTTCAGGAGTTGCTGCCAACACTGCTAGAGCGGCCAGAATCGCATATTCTCAATATGGGAAGCATCTCTGGTCTGGTGGCGGGAGGGCGGTTCGCCGCTTATCACGTCTCGAAGTTTGGTATCGTCGGTTTCAGTGAGGCTCTGCGTGCCGAGTATGGTCGCAAGGGCATTGGAGTCTCTGTGCTGTGTCCCGGTCCGGTTCGGACGAAACTCTACGAGAACGCGGCTGGCGGTCGTCCCGAGAAACCAGTCCCAACTCCGCCACGATGGATCTGCACGACGGAAGAAAAAGTCGCAAAAGCGGCCGTCAAGGCGATCCGCAAGAACAAACGGATGATCCTACTCACGCCGCTCGCTCATATGCTTTATACGACCAAACGCATCGCTCCTTGGTTCCTGGACGCACTCAGTCAAATCGGAAGAAAGAAAAAGCACAAGGCGACTCCTGCAAAGCCCGTCGAAAGCTCACAACAACGCTCCCGCGCTGCGTAGGACAGTCGACTGTTCATCGTATCGACTTCGGTTTCACGATGACTGGGTATGAAGGCGTTCTCAAGGCCACCGCAGACGAAGAAGATCCAGACAGTGTCTAGTTATCGATGGGATGGTTCAGCTTCCAAAGATACCCGGCAACAACCAATGCGAGGCCGATCAGTAACACTAGTGACTCCACCAGTGAAAACGGCCACTGTAACTTGAATCGCTTCGATCGCCGACGTTTTCGCATCGCGTCGGCTTTTGTGAACGTCTCCGGTAACGGCTGTGGTTGCGGCAGCACCAAGTAACGTTCCCCACATTCTGAGCAAGGGACGTTTTGCGGACGTTTCAGTCGACCGCCGGTCCATTGATGACCGCAACCACATATGATCTCGTAGGATTTATCGCTTCTCGAATCCTTCACAGATCACGCTTTCTCGCTGTCCGAATAAGACATTTGTCGGCATGTTACCGCCTCTAGCGATTATAACAACATGTTGACCCGCATCATCGGAAGTCTTTGCCCACTTCCCGTGCCCAGACATCGACTCCCATTTTGACGAACGAACAAATTGGGAGTATAGATCATTGATGGCTTGAATTCACTTCGCCGTCGAGCCGCTACCCGCAGTGGCTGTTTGTGGGCACGTATTGAGGCAAAGGAATCGTTCATGTTCGCCGTCTCCGACGAGGATTCTAAGAACCGTTCAATCCAAGGAGACGTGGCGATCGGTTTGGTGCTTGAACCAACCCGCCGAATTGCCAACATTCGAGCTGTACTTCTGGAACGCGGCGAATGGACGATCGGTTCCGCGGAAGACTGTGCGATTCAGTTGATCGTGCCCGGCGTACAACCGCGTCACGCGACGATCTCCGTCGCAGCTCATCAAACAATCCTCGAAGCTTCGGATTCACGAACGTGGCACAACGATGGTCCGTTTCGTAGAGCCGTTCTCAATCCTGGGGACCGGATTGCAATCGGACCAGTCGAGTTCCGCGTGCGGGCCGCAACTCAGGAGGAAATTCAGAAGCACAGCAACACTCAAGTCGCTTCGTCGAGTGTCGCTAACCCAACGTCCCCCGAACCACATTCCTTGCCAGCCAGCACCAACACCCCAAGTCAATCGAGCGGTGCGACATCCCTTCTCAACCTCGAAGCCGATCGCCTTGCAAGAATGCGGGCCGATCTGGAACGAAAACTCGATGTGCTGACTAGCCGCGAGCAGGAGTTGATTGCGGAAGAGCGGTCGGTTCAGGAGGAAATGAATCGTCAGAGAGCGACGCTGGAATCCGAGTCCTCAGCACTGCGGGACCGCGCGGCGGATCTTCGTCGACAAGAAGACAGTCTGGAGAGACAAACACGATCATTCCAACGCAGGACGGAAGAGTTTGAGACGACAGTTGCAACTCGGGAAGCCAAACTCGACGAAGCGGAGTCGAAGATCAGCCTCGAAAGAGAGTCTCTAAATCGTGAACGTAGCGACTTCATCAAAGAGAAGGAGCAACTGCAAGAGTCGCTCGCCGATGAGCGTTCGCAACTCGATAGTGAGCGAGAGCAACATCGCTCGCTCATGCGATCCGTCGAAGAAGAACAAGACAAGCTGCAAGGGCAGACAGAGGAGCTTAGTCGACGCGAAGAAAAACTAGTCGCTGCCGAAACAGACCTTAGTCATCGTCTCGACGACCTTCAAACACGCGAATCAGCGTTCAACGAACAGTTCGCGGAATACAAGCAAAAACAGCAAGAACTCCAGTCACGTCAAGAGGAATGGGAATATCAACGCCAGGAGTTCGAGCGACAACAGCAGGAGTTGGAGAGTCGCGTCGAACAACTACAAGTTCGAGAACGCGAATTCGAGACAGCGTATCTCAACTCTCAGACGAAGGCAGACGATCTTGAACGACACCACCACGTATTTTCCGACCTGAAAGCGGAATTCAGCACCGCAGCGACAGAGTTGCTGGGTCGACAACGCGCGGTCGAAGAACGGGAAAAAGATGTCGCCGACCGATTAGCGCAAAACACCAACACGGAACATGAACTCAATCAACTGCGAATGCAGTTAGAGACGGACCGCACGCAAGTCGCCAGCGAACGTAGCGAACTAGTCGAAGCTGCACGACGAATCGATGAACGCCTCGAGGCCGTTTGTCAGGCTGAAGCAACGATCTCGGATCAGGAAGAGGTTTTGCGGGAACGAGAAGATTCCGTTGCACATCGAGAGACAGTTCTCACTGAATCCGAAGACCAACTCCGATCACTTCAAGAGCAAGTCGAGGCTGATCAAAGAGCACTTAAAGAGAGAGTTGCAGCCCATGAAAAGGAATCTGAGGCGTTAACCCGTCTTCGAACAGAACTTGAGTCTCTGCAAGAATCGCTCGACGCTCAATCCTCTCAAGTGCAAACGGAGACTAAGTCACTAGCAAGTCGGCAGGAAGAGATTTCGTCACTTGAGAAGTCGTTGAACGAGCGTAATTACGCACTACAACTTGACACCGAAAAACTATCTGAACTGCAGAAAGAGTTAAATTCCCGACAAGTTTCACTGGATGAGGTCGAGGAAAAACTACAGAAAGAGAAAAAGGCACTTGCTAGCGAACGCGATGAGTTCGAGGCTCAACGTTTGACGCTGAACCAAGAGCGTCAAGAACTGGCCACAGAAATGGACGCCATGACGGAGCTGCGTTCCGAATTGGAGTCATGGCAAACCTCATTGGATGAGGAAAGTCGCCAACTCCAGTTAGACAAGGAGTCATTCAACGAAGAGCGTGAGAAGTTCACACAGGAAACCAAACACTCGCAGCAGCAAGAATCTGATGCGCCCCAGAATGAATTGACTTCGCTACGCGATCAGATTGCATCGCAACAGTCGCAGTTCATTGAGCAAAAAACAGCTTGTAGTCAGCTGGAATCCGAGGTCGAACGATTAAAATCGGAACTGACTAGCAAGGACTCCGAGTTGGTTGACCTTCGACAGCAACTCGAAAGCCTTCATACACACCGGACTGAAGATCAGGAAACCAATCTTTCCCTGACTGAGCAGGTCGCTAGCCTTGAGAACAGACTGTCCCAGGAGACTGCCGAGTTTGATCAGTGCAAGCACGAGCTAAGAAATGCGAGGAATGAACTTGAGGAGTCTTGTGATGCTCTTGCAAAACAAGCTGAAGAACTGCAGGAGCTTCGACGACAACTAGAGTCTCGGTCGGTGCCAGAGCCGAACAAATCAGAGATTGACGACAAGCTCGCGTTGCTGAATCAAGCGGAAGAGCTGCGGATTGCATTCGAGGAACTCGAAACACGTCAATCTGCGTTAGCGGAGCGAGAACAATTCTTAGATCGTCAAACTCAGCAACTCGCAAATCGAGAAGTCGAAGTTGATCAACTGTTAGCGTCTCTTGAGGATACGAGTTCTGCTCTGACTGAGCACCGGGCCGCATTCGTCGATGCTTTGGGGGCAATTGAGAAAACTGACGAGGAAAATACTAGAGAAGTTGTCGGCGCAGACGAGTTCACAGCCGAGCGTGAAGAGCTTGAGCGTCTGCGGGCGGAGATTGAACTTGAAAGAGAAAGCTTAGACGCAGAAAAGACAAGACTCGCAACCTTACAGGCAGACTTGGAACAACAATCTCCTAGCATTGAGAATAGCAATGCAGACCAAGTCGATAATCTTGAAGATCTCGCTAAGATTGAAAATGAATCGACAACTACGACGGATGACACAGATGAAGCCTACGATCCATTTGCAGCTTTTGCAGAGAACACTGAAGAAGAGTCTCATGAACTAGATTCGCCAACGGAATCCGAGAGTTCGGAAGTTGATGGTGATGATCTCATCTCAGAAGCGTTGGCACGACTCGGAGTCACCGCCGACGATAATGCCAATCAGTTCGATGGTAGCACTGACACTGCTGAGCCAATCAAGGACTCAGAACCGACATCTTCCGGAATGCGGCCGGAACTTGCGGCAATGTTCGGCATTGAATCGGATCAGACGCACGACTCGCCAACGAGTCAAATGGAGCCTAACTCTGATCCATTCGATATCTTTGATACAGATCGATCAAGTGAAGATGTTGAGTCGTCTTCTGTTGAGTCGCCGGAGTTGGATTCGATCGCGACTTCAAGTGTGGACAACACTGACGATCAGGTCCAAGAAGAGATTGATGTCGACAATCCAGATTCCATCGCTCTCTATATGGAGCGACTCTTAGCCCGAAATCGAAAACCGGGAACCACAGACGCCGCAACCTCGGCACCGGTCAAGGAAGAACCACTTTCCGTGACCGAACCGAATGCGATTCGGAAGGAATCGACGGATACGGTCGAGGACGAAACACCACCGGCGGAACCAAAAGTTCCGAGAAAGAAAATCGACAAAGAAGCGGAACGTGCAGGCTTGGCGACGATGCGTGAACTGGCCAATTTCACGGCTCAGAGTGCGGTGGCTCGTCATAGTTGGAACAAGTTGCGGAATGCTGTCTTGCTTAAAATCGGACTTGCGACAACGTGTTTTGCAACAGCCGGAGTTCTGCTTGGCTTCAACATGCCACATTCGAAGATCTTCGCACCGATCGCCGTGTTGGGCGGTGGCTATGTCTGTGTCGAATTGGCGAAGTCGCTTCGTGAATTGAAGCGTGTTCCAAAGTCGAAGAGCAAGCGGAAGGAACGTCCATCGGCTAAAACCAACGAATTCGAATCAACTTGCTAAGTGTCCGATTCGGTAATGAGGTGTCGTCTGTCGGTTCCACAGGTTTGTAGGTGCCGAAAATTCGATCCCAGATATCAACTAAGATTCCGAAGTTGTGTCGCCACATTTTGTGATGATGATGCAAGTAGTGAACTGGGCGGGGCATCCAGAACACCATCTCGGGGTATTCATGCTGGAGCTGATGGGCATACGCCGAGAGCGCAGCGTAAAGAATGCCGCCAATCGCGTAGCCCAAGCCCGCAGGGATCGAATACAGGAAACCGAACCACAGAATCGGTAGGCTTCCCAAAGTGTAATCGCAGAATTCGAAGAACCATCCTTGCCCATCACCGTCTTGGTGGTGTCGTGCGTGCTTCTTGCTAAGAAACCCTCTGCCGTGCATCCAACGATGGACGACGTATTCCACGAGACTTGCGAATACGAGGGCGATGCCAAATGCAATGCCAAATTCGGTGAACTCGGATTGTGTCATCATTGTGGTTGAATCTGATGGGAATGTCGGCTCTTGAACACGCCCTCCAGCCACAAATGGACCGGATTTGAGCACTCAGGTGATCTTCGCTTCGCCTTTCCCTGTCATATTTTACGGCGGTTCGAGTCGGCGAATCAACAGCCGACTTCGAAGGTCTTCAATTCTTCATGAATTGAACCGCGTGCTTCATGAAATTTTGCTTGCTGCGCTGAGCATCGGAAACTAGTGGAATTGGGCGATTTTTGCCGATCACGTCGACCTTTGGGATTGCTCCTGAGATGTTGAATACACGGATCATGTTTGGCCGAAAGGATTATTACGGTTCGTCCGATCGGCTCTCCAGCAGTCGATGGAAACTCGATGAAATGGAAATGCCCAGGTCTTCCAGGAATGAACTCCATGAACAGTCGAAACCAAAGATTGCGAGCTCGCGGACGTCGAATCGCCGGCGTATTCGTTTCAGCGTGTATGTGTGGTCTTTGGCCGGCCACGTTGGGGACATCTCTCGCGGAAGCCGCCGATCCGAGTTACCAACGTTCAACACAAAGTAGCGGCCCTGGCTTGTTAAATCTCGAAGCCTTGGTCAAGAAACGGCCAGTCATGGTTTTGCCTTCACGGGAGTCGAAACCGACGACTCTAGTCAAACCATCGACGCCAGCGAGCGACTTGTTCGAAGTCGTTGAGCAATCGGCAAAGAGTTCTGCCACGGTGTCCACGCCGAAGGCAGTTCGTAAGGCGTCCACGCCGGTGACGGTTCCCACGGTGTCCCTGCCAGTGACGGTTCCCACGCAAGATGCCGTCCCAAAACCGACTTTGCGGGATGAGTCCCAGGATGCGTCGCCAATCGCGCAATCTGTATTCGAAACGGAATGGACTTCTGCGAGCCAGCCGAATGCGAATGTGGCAACGCAGGTGAGTTTCAGTTCTGTAGAGAGCCCGGAAAAAATCGATCCCGGCATTCAGAACCTCATCTCTGAGTTAACTGCCGAGGATCACGAAATTCGTCAAATGGCGGCGTTTACGTTGGGCGAGTCTGGTGAGGACGCGAAAGTCGCATTGCCGGCACTCCGTCAGTCGATGTTTAGCAACTATACCATGGTGCGACTGCACGCGGCGGAAGCGGTCGCGAAATTGAATCCTGGCGATGATGTGGCCATCGAAGTGTTGCTGCGAGGCCTGAGAGATGTGAACTCGGAAGTTCGTGTGATGGCTGCGACTGCGTTGTTCAGCGTTGCTCCGGCTCATCAGGCGGATGCTGTGACTGTTCTCAAGTCGTTGCAAAACGACCCGAACGAACATGTCCGATTGCTTGCCGAGACAGCGTTGCCGATCGAGGAAATCCAGCAACCGGCGCCGATGCCACAAGAGGCGTATGAGCTACCACGTCGGACGGTCGAAGTGACTCCGGTCGATGCCGAACCCGCGATTGAAGAGGAATCTGTACCAGGTGAAGTGAGCGAGATTTCGAGTCAACCGGTTGTGGAACCGCAAGCGGATGCCTTCGACGAACATTTCACATCCCCCCAATCAACTTCCGCAGCGTTACCACCAGAATCAAACACAGGGGGACTGACTCCGAGTGAGTCGAGCGTCTTGGCAGCGGAACCGGTCGAAAAGGCTACGGCATCACCAACGCTGTCTCCGGAATTGGCTGATCTCGCCACTCGACTTGGCTCGGCGGATCCGATCCAGCAAAAGTACGCCTTGAGTGAATTGGTCTGGTTTGGATCCGAGGCGCGTGCCGTCTTGCCGCAGGTTCAGACTTGCTTGGCTTCCAGTGATGAAGTGGTCCGTGCCCATGCCGCCAAGGCTTTGCATGAGATTGCACCGGAGTACGACCGTCAGGCGGTCAGCGTTCTGACGGAGTTAGTCGGTTCCGTGCAACCCGGTGTGAGCCCGTTGGCTGCGTATTTCTTAGGGGAATTCGACTCGAAAGCACTCTTGGCTTTACCGGCACTTCGTGAGGCGATGGCCAGTTCGGTTGGGTTGGATAAACTTCACGTCGCCGAAGCGATCTTGCGGATCGAACCTCAGGACGCAAACGCCGCTGCTACGTTGGTGCAGGCAGTTGCCGATGAGGATGAGTCCAGCCGATTCTTCGCCGCTTGTGCTCTGGTTGCAGCGGCACCGTATCATGACGACATCATTGTGCCAGCATTGACGACGGCACAAAGTGATTCGAGTGCTCGTGTTCGGATGGCAGCCGACACAACTCTCACGGGGTATCTGACCGAGCCCAAAGGTGTTGCAACAGTCGTGGTGGCCGAACCTGCCGAAGACGTGCCAACCTTCGATACCGTTGAAATCCAGCAGCAGGAAGTCACGCAGTTCGATCAGCCGACCGAAGAAGTTTCCCCGTTGGAACCGGCGGTGAACGAGGTTCAGGACCCAGGCCCGTCACAAGTTCAATTGGTGCAAGTCGAAGTCCCTGTTCCTGACACGAGCAACCAACCAGCGAACGTTCCCGGCGAACCGGCTGCGGATTCGACACCAACGGAGTTGGACACAAACATCCCGGTCCAGAAGTGGACTGCTCGGACGCCGGGGGAACTCAAGCCAATTCGATACGTGACCATCAACACCGCCCCGAAACGTCGGGATGAAGATGGTCGCTTGCAGGAACTTCCGACCAACTATGGTGCGGCTTATCTGGAGCAACAAGGACAAACGCGTACCGGGCAGGAATCCCGCCCTTGGATCGTGACCAGCAAGAGTTACGAGGCTCCCGCGTACTGTCACCGGCCGCTGTACTTTGAGGAAACCAATCTCGAACGGTATGGCCATCATTGGCACGGTGTGCAACCGCTGGTTTCGGCGGCTCACTTTTACGGGCGAATCCCGTTCATGCCTTACTTGGCGACGGTCTCGAAGCCATGGGAATGTGAGTACCCACTCGGCAAATATCGTCCGGGAAGTTGCTCCCCGTTTCAGCATGAACTCGTGCCGTTGCGAGCAGACGCGGCCCTGGTCCAAGTCGGTGCAATGGCGGTGCCATTCTTCATCATTCATTGACCCAACGAGAGACGACGAAAACCCTGTCTGATCCCCGCAGACGTAAAACCGCCCGCCGATCGCTAGTGATCGACGGGCGGTTTTTTCATGGATCAGTTTCAGAGACTATTTCGTTAGCGTTGCGGCAGCTTGGACGAGTTTTCGGAACTCTTCGCGTTGCCCAGTCGGGTCGTCTCCAACGGCACCGGCAGACAGTTCGCTGACGAGTGGCCAACTGGCTTGCCCTTTGTGCCCGGAATTCCGCAGCAACATTCCAAACGCCGCCACCGAGGCTTGCCATTCGAAGTCCGGCGAAGGTTGAACCGCTTCAGTGCCGAGATCGTGGACGGCGAATTTGTCGAGGTCGCTTTTGTCGGCATCGGGAGCCTTGTAGCGAAGTTTCAAAGTGCACAATTCTTTGGAATTCTCACCGGGGCGGCGGTCGGTGCGTTGATATTTCAAGTCATCCACTTTTGCGGCGACGGCAGGTAACGCGTCGAATGGAATGATTTCATACAACGCCGTTACTGAATGTCCAGCACCGATTTCGCCAGCGTCCTTGCGGTCATCATGGAAGTCTCGGGCGGCGAGCATTCGGTTTTCGTAGCCGACAAGCCGATAGGCACCGACTTTGGCGGGATTGAACTCAACTTGAATTTTCACGTCCTTGGCGATTGTGTACAACGTTCCCGCCAGTTCGCGTTCGAAAACCCGTTTGGCTTCCCGTTCGGAATCGATGTAGCCATAGAAGCCGTTGCCTTTGTCGGCGAGTTTCTCAAGTTTCCCATCCTTGAGGTTCCCCATGCCGAAACCGAGGACGCTCAAGAACACGCCGCTCTCACGTTTTTTCTCGATGACTTTCACTAACTCGCTGTCACTGCTGACGCCAACGTTGAAATCACCATCGGTGCAAAGAATGACCCGATTCGCACCGTCTTCGATGAAGTTCTGCACGGCTTGTTGGTAAGCGAGCGTAATTCCTGCTGCTCCGTTGGTCGATCCGCCGCTCTCGAGTTTGCGGATGATTTCCAGAATGTCGCCTTGTTGCTCGGCAGGTGTGCTGGGCAACGCAAGACCGGCATTCCCGGCGTAGGTTACGATGGCAATGCGATCGCCTTCGCCAAGTTGCTTGACGAGCATCTCCAGGCCGGTTTTCACCAACGGCAGTTTGTTACCGCTGGACATGGAACCGGACGTGTCGATGAGGAACACAAGATTCGTCGCGGGCCGTTGCTCCTTCAAAATCTCGCGGCCTTTCAAACCGAAGCGAACCAATCGGTGTTGTGGTTGCCAAGGACAAGGGGCGACTTCGGTGTTCACCGAGAACGGTTGCCCGTCCGCCGGCTGTGGATAGTCGTAGCGGAAGTAATTGAGAAGTTCTTCGATTCGCACAGCGTTCGGTGGTGGCAATTGCCCGTTGTTCAGGAACCGTCGCACATTTGCGTAAGAGGCGGTATCAACATCGATCGAGAACGTGGAAAGTGCCGACTGACCGGCGGGTTCAATGAACGGATTCTCGACAATTGGTTCGTATTGCTCCGCGGCGGGTTGTTCGCCTGCGGCAAGAACTCTGATTTTCTTCGCTGCCGGAATTCTCTGCCGCTGAAGCTCGATGGCCTTTCCAACAGTTGCTGCATCCAGGTCGGCAAGACCTTCGTTCAAACGCGGCACTTGTTCCTGAAATCCTTCAACCTTTTGGCGGACGGTTCCGTCGAGTACGCTCAGTTTCCTATTCAGGGTTTGTTGGAAGTCGTGCACAATCTGCGGTCCCTGAATCTTCCGTCGTTCGAATTCCTCCGCCTGTCCACCCCTTCGCCCATCAACGTTAGCACCCAGACCAAATTGATCGAAACGCGTGACGGCGGGTCCTGAATTAGATTGCGGAGTGGTGGCTCCCCAACGCACGTCTGACCGGCCCAGGTTCTGGTTGACTCTGCCTCGTTGGCGTGGCACACCATAAAGATTCGAAAAATACGAATTCTGGTTGGAGCGGTTACGGTACTCCCAAGTCTCCGCTACCGTTCCATACGACAATGGGGAGCCGAGTCCCTGCTTCGATTCGGCATCTTGAATCGAAAAACTGGTGACACCTTTTGGCTGTTGCGCAGTCACCGTTGATAAGGTTGTCATCCGACTGTCCGAAAAATTGACGGTCTTGTCCTTGGGCTGCGTTGATTGGGCAAACAATGAAACATCGCCAGGACCATTTCCCTGATCGACGAATTCGACAATCAGTTCATCATTCAGAGAATCCAGGCTGTCTGTCGTAGTGGACGTGGATACCTCTTGCGGGGGCTCAAGTTTCGCCAAGGTTTCCATCGGCGTTGGGGAAGCCTCCGAATTTAAAAGCACCGCAAAACCGGCCAGCAAAACCAGTGTGACAACCGCCAACACGGGAGCCGATCCTTGGCGGGAGGTCGGGGCGTCCGTCCGTGTTCCGGAGACCGGAGGCTGTGCAGCTGCGACGATTTTCTCCCGTCGCGATGAATCCAATCGCCATTCCGGTTCCTGATCGAACACATTGCCGAGCAGCGAAATGGTTTCGCGTGTTTCCTCGACAGCTGCTTGCAATTCGGTCGAACGAGCGAGTTCCAATTTGAACACACTCAAGTCCGGTTCGTGGAGTTCGCCAAGAATATAAGCCGTGATCCGTGGATCATCGAAGGAATATGTCATCTGAAACCTCAAGGGTAAATGTGCGTGGGAATCAGCGATGGGAACTGAGTTGTTTGCGGAGGGTTGTCAGTGCTTGATGAATCAAGAAACCGACGTTGGAGACGCTCAAGCCGGTGACTTGACCGATCTCGCGATAGCTAAGCCCCGAGTGAAACTTCAGCCGCACGACCTCTTGTTGGTTCACCGGCAACGCGTGCAAGCAATCCAGCAACTGTTGAGCGGTCTCGTCCTGTTCGATTTTTGTGCCTGGCATGGGGGTGGCGTCTTGGGCCGTTCTTAGCGAGACTTCAGCCGACGTGGTCATGCGATTCTCCCGGCGAATGTGGTTAAGGGCCTCGTTCCGACAAACGGTGAACAGCCAACCGCCGAGATTCTGATGCACGTCGGCGGGGGTTTGGCGACAGAGCTTCAAAAACGTATTCTGCACGACGTCGTAGGCGGCTTCGTTCGAACCGGTCATGCGACGTGCGTAGCCGATCAATCGACTCTCGTACTGATCGAGTGCCGACTGGATCCAAGCGGAGGTGTTGCCGTTCCGATTCATACGCCGCTTTCGCTGTTCATCATTCAACAGGTACTCCAAGAACCGACGTGATCACATTTCCTTAGACGAAATCAGCCGCGTCACCAGAAAAACTTTAAAATTCCGACTGCGGTCAATAAAATCAGCGTGGCCGCTCCCGAAATCTTCATCCGAATCTTGATGTCGGATTGGGAACCGCATACAAGATGTGGTAGCCTTCTCATACGAATCTCGATTAGTGTACTGAGATTCGGGGGAAACACGTGTGGACATTCGTCAATCTTCTTGGCAGAATGTCGATGATGCGTCATGGATGAGCCTCAATCCCTTTGAAACTGTTGAAGATCGCGTATGTCAGCCTCCCAAATTGACCGATCCCAATACCGTGTCTACTGTGCCGGACCGCTCTTCAATCAGTCTGAGCGGGACGAGATGCAGAAAATCGCCGATTGCCTGTGCGACGCCGGTTTTTCGGTATTCCTGCCACACCGTGATGGCATGGAATTTCGGTTGGTCGTGGAAGTTTTGACTGAACGTGGATTCGAACCGGCTCAGGCGGCGTTGTTCTTGCATGCCGCGATTTTCTCGCTGGATGTTTATCAGTTGTCCACCGAGTGTGACGCCATGGTTTGGAATCTCAATGGTCGAACGCCAGACGAGGGTGCGGTATCGGAAGCTGCATTGGCCTGGTCGCTCGGCAAACCGTTGGTGGCGTACACGGATGATGTTCGCAGCTTAATCGCAGGTCGATTCAATCCGTTGTTGGTTGGTTTGGTCGACTTTGTCACGCACGATTGTATTACAGATTTGCCCGATAAACTCACTCATGCCTGTGCCGAGAGTGCGGGGAGTTTGCGGGGGACACGTTCGTTGTCGCCGAAAATGCAGCAAACCATCGCGGATGGCCGGTGTCTCTGGCAAGCGATGCAATCGGCCGACGCTAGTGGTGACAACGAACTGATCGCGGATTGTGTCGCCGAACTGTTCGCCCCGGACGGCATCGAACCCAATGGTCGCTCGGAAGTCAGT
This window encodes:
- a CDS encoding RNA polymerase sigma factor, whose translation is MNRNGNTSAWIQSALDQYESRLIGYARRMTGSNEAAYDVVQNTFLKLCRQTPADVHQNLGGWLFTVCRNEALNHIRRENRMTTSAEVSLRTAQDATPMPGTKIEQDETAQQLLDCLHALPVNQQEVVRLKFHSGLSYREIGQVTGLSVSNVGFLIHQALTTLRKQLSSHR
- a CDS encoding VWA domain-containing protein; translation: MTYSFDDPRITAYILGELHEPDLSVFKLELARSTELQAAVEETRETISLLGNVFDQEPEWRLDSSRREKIVAAAQPPVSGTRTDAPTSRQGSAPVLAVVTLVLLAGFAVLLNSEASPTPMETLAKLEPPQEVSTSTTTDSLDSLNDELIVEFVDQGNGPGDVSLFAQSTQPKDKTVNFSDSRMTTLSTVTAQQPKGVTSFSIQDAESKQGLGSPLSYGTVAETWEYRNRSNQNSYFSNLYGVPRQRGRVNQNLGRSDVRWGATTPQSNSGPAVTRFDQFGLGANVDGRRGGQAEEFERRKIQGPQIVHDFQQTLNRKLSVLDGTVRQKVEGFQEQVPRLNEGLADLDAATVGKAIELQRQRIPAAKKIRVLAAGEQPAAEQYEPIVENPFIEPAGQSALSTFSIDVDTASYANVRRFLNNGQLPPPNAVRIEELLNYFRYDYPQPADGQPFSVNTEVAPCPWQPQHRLVRFGLKGREILKEQRPATNLVFLIDTSGSMSSGNKLPLVKTGLEMLVKQLGEGDRIAIVTYAGNAGLALPSTPAEQQGDILEIIRKLESGGSTNGAAGITLAYQQAVQNFIEDGANRVILCTDGDFNVGVSSDSELVKVIEKKRESGVFLSVLGFGMGNLKDGKLEKLADKGNGFYGYIDSEREAKRVFERELAGTLYTIAKDVKIQVEFNPAKVGAYRLVGYENRMLAARDFHDDRKDAGEIGAGHSVTALYEIIPFDALPAVAAKVDDLKYQRTDRRPGENSKELCTLKLRYKAPDADKSDLDKFAVHDLGTEAVQPSPDFEWQASVAAFGMLLRNSGHKGQASWPLVSELSAGAVGDDPTGQREEFRKLVQAAATLTK
- a CDS encoding nucleoside 2-deoxyribosyltransferase, whose translation is MSASQIDRSQYRVYCAGPLFNQSERDEMQKIADCLCDAGFSVFLPHRDGMEFRLVVEVLTERGFEPAQAALFLHAAIFSLDVYQLSTECDAMVWNLNGRTPDEGAVSEAALAWSLGKPLVAYTDDVRSLIAGRFNPLLVGLVDFVTHDCITDLPDKLTHACAESAGSLRGTRSLSPKMQQTIADGRCLWQAMQSADASGDNELIADCVAELFAPDGIEPNGRSEVSR
- a CDS encoding HEAT repeat domain-containing protein gives rise to the protein MNSRNQRLRARGRRIAGVFVSACMCGLWPATLGTSLAEAADPSYQRSTQSSGPGLLNLEALVKKRPVMVLPSRESKPTTLVKPSTPASDLFEVVEQSAKSSATVSTPKAVRKASTPVTVPTVSLPVTVPTQDAVPKPTLRDESQDASPIAQSVFETEWTSASQPNANVATQVSFSSVESPEKIDPGIQNLISELTAEDHEIRQMAAFTLGESGEDAKVALPALRQSMFSNYTMVRLHAAEAVAKLNPGDDVAIEVLLRGLRDVNSEVRVMAATALFSVAPAHQADAVTVLKSLQNDPNEHVRLLAETALPIEEIQQPAPMPQEAYELPRRTVEVTPVDAEPAIEEESVPGEVSEISSQPVVEPQADAFDEHFTSPQSTSAALPPESNTGGLTPSESSVLAAEPVEKATASPTLSPELADLATRLGSADPIQQKYALSELVWFGSEARAVLPQVQTCLASSDEVVRAHAAKALHEIAPEYDRQAVSVLTELVGSVQPGVSPLAAYFLGEFDSKALLALPALREAMASSVGLDKLHVAEAILRIEPQDANAAATLVQAVADEDESSRFFAACALVAAAPYHDDIIVPALTTAQSDSSARVRMAADTTLTGYLTEPKGVATVVVAEPAEDVPTFDTVEIQQQEVTQFDQPTEEVSPLEPAVNEVQDPGPSQVQLVQVEVPVPDTSNQPANVPGEPAADSTPTELDTNIPVQKWTARTPGELKPIRYVTINTAPKRRDEDGRLQELPTNYGAAYLEQQGQTRTGQESRPWIVTSKSYEAPAYCHRPLYFEETNLERYGHHWHGVQPLVSAAHFYGRIPFMPYLATVSKPWECEYPLGKYRPGSCSPFQHELVPLRADAALVQVGAMAVPFFIIH